The sequence CTCATATTTTTGGCATTGACCATCAACATAAAATCCGCATCACCTGACACCTCATAACAGCTCATCACTTGTGGCTGTGTATTCATCAAGCGCTCAAACCGATGTTGCATTGAGGTATTTGAGCGCGCCATCTCTATCATTACCACAGCAGTGAGTTCGTAACCCACCTTATTTGGGTCCACGATAGCGACTTGCTTGGTAATGATGCCATTGCTAATTAATGCTTGAATACGGCGCTGGGCAGTAGCGATAGACACATGCACTTGTTCTGCCACGGTTTTTAATGGCATGGTCGCATCGTCCTGTAATAAATTTAAAATCGCTTTATCGATATCATCTAAAACTTGGCTCATGGTGTTCTCTCTTTTAGAAAGCGTTTCATTCACTGGATTTTTTACAATTATTATCACTATAAATCAAAATATAAGAAAATATTTATTTTCAAAGGCTATAAAAGATAAATTTATTCATAAATAAATTTTTATAGCAATAATATCTCAGCGACACTCAGTAAAATAGGTGCTATTAATCAAGGTCTAACAATTAAAACCTAGCCATAACAAATAAAAGCTCACAGCTGGTTTTCTAAAATCTATTTAAACTTACGGTGTCTTTATGTCTATCTCAATGCTTTCTACTGTATTTGCAACTACGCTCGCAACGACTGTCTCACGCTTGCCATTGCCAGCGATTTGGACGGCGGGTAGCGCACAGCAACGCACATTAATTTTGGGCATCATACTAGCAATCTTGTCGAACCTTTTATTTGGCGTGCTGTATGCTTACAGCAGCTTTTTGGCGCCGTTATCAGGTACGCAAGTTTTTATCTGGCGGATGCTGGCAATGTGGGCGGCATTGATATGCTATCTACTGGTTAGTGGACGTTTAGGCTTGCATGTCAATAAAATAAAAAATCTAGTATCAATTAAACAGTGGGCGTGGTTACTATTGCCGACACCGATATTCTTAAGCCAATTTTGGTTATTTATGTGGGCACCGGTCAATGGGCAGGGCGTACAAACCGCGATGGGGTATTTTTTATTTCCGCTGATGATGGTTATATTTGGTTGCGTGCTATTTGGTGAAAAATTAAGCCGTTTGCAATGGTTGGCGGTTGCATTTGCTGCATTAGGAGTCGGCAGTGAAATTATCCGTACGCAAAGTGTCTCTTGGGCAACGCTTTGGGTCTGCGGCACGTATCCGCTGTATTATATTTTGCGTCGTCTGCAAGGGATTGGCGCGGTGACTGGATTATTGGTTGATTTAACGATATTCGCACCATTTGCTGTGGCTTATTTGTTTTTATTCGCACCGAGCAGTTTAAGCTTAGTGAGCGGTTCTGGCTTTTTTATCCTGATGCTGGCGGGACTTGGTGTCATGAGCGTGTTGGCCATGAAAACCAATGTGGATGCCAGCCAAATGCTGCCAGTAAATGTCTATGGCATGATGAGCTATTTAGAGCCTGCATTATTATTTATCTTAGCTGTAACTGTACTGGGCAATCCGTTTGAATCAGCGATGATTTATAGCTATGGTTTGATTTGGCTCGGTATTGTCTGTCTGATTATGCACGGTATACGTCAATTACGCAGTGCTCATAAACAATCGCAAACGACAAAGATTGCGCCAGTTGTTTGAAAGTTAATAAGTAAAATAGATTGAACAAATAAAAACGGACGATTCAGCATAAAGTTGAATCGTCCGTTTTTTTAAGATTAACACCAATCTGTTGAAAGATGGCTTTAATCTAAATCCTTCTTAAAGCCACGCTGCTTATCACGTTCCCAATCACGGTCCTTAAGCGTTTTGCGTTTGTCGTGCTGTTTTTTACCCAGTGCCAAGCCAATTTGACATTTCACCAACGAGTTTTTCCAATAGCAGGATAATGGCACGCAGGCATAGCCTTTTTGGTTGACTGCACCCATTAACTTTTCGATTTCGCGGCGATTGAGCAGCAGTTTACGGGTACGGATACTATCAGGACTGACATGCGTCGAGCTGGATAGCAGCGGCTGAATATGGGCGCCAAATAGGAAGGCCTCATTATTACGGAAGATAATATAAGCTTCGGTGATGGTCATTTTACCCGCGCGAATGGCTTTGACTTCCCAACCTTGTAACGACAATCCTGCCTCAAACGTTTCTTCAATAAAATACTCGTGTCGAGCTTTTTTATTGGCACAAATTTGATTCTCTGGTTTTTTTGATTTTTTTGACATAATTTCTCCATAAGGACTGCCTACAAATACAAAGTCCTTATCTGACTAGTCCTACTGATTCCTCATCCTAACTCAATAAATGGCATTGTCTTTTATTTGGTTTATAAAATGGATGAGTCGAACCGCCTATTGTAGCAAAGCCTCTAACAAAAATGTAAGTCGGCTATTAGGACAAATGTAGCCAATATAGTCGAAGTCATTTAAGGTGGTCACACAGCAATCGAGTGCAAACAGAAGACTGAGTACATTAAGTGAGGTTAAGGCGGTAACTATTTACAAATGCATCGACGATAAGTATTAAGTTTGAGCAAAATTTGCTAGCATATAGCCTACTATTACTGACCCTATTAGCCACGCTATGAGCCACTCTACTTCTGCTAACTCCTCAAAGCTGCACACCAGAATTTTATATCCTGGTACCTTTGATCCTATTACCAATGGTCATGTAGACTTGGTCACACGCGCCACCAAACTGTTTGATGAGGTCGTTATTGCGGTTGCTTCAGGACATCACAAAAAGCCTTTATTTAACTTTGAGGAGCGTGTCGCCTTAGTTGAGACAGTATTTGCTGACTTACCACAAGTATCGGTGGTGGGTTTTGAAGGTCTACTCGTTGACTTTATGCGTGAAAAAAATGCCACTGCTGTCTTACGAGGTCTGCGTGCGATGTCAGATTTCGAATATGAGTTTCAGCTGGCCAATATGAACCGCGAGCTTGATGAGAATTTTGAAGCGGTGTTTTTAACCCCGTCGCAAAATTACTCATTTATATCCTCAACCATGATTCGCGAAATTGCCAAACTTGGCGGTGATGTGACGAAATTTGTGCCTCCTTGCGTCTCAGAAGCTTTTATAGAAAAACTCAGCAGCTAATATTTAGTTAAACACTTACTAAGCTAAGCTTTAATGATGGGCTGGTGGTTTAATATTAAGCGTAATCGTAAACCACGGTTATACTCATTTATTATCAACTGCTAGCAAATAAGGAGCAGTTTATGGCGTTATTGATTACCGATGAATGCATCAATTGTGATGTCTGCGAACCTGCTTGCCCAAACGAAGCCATCTCAGAGGGCGATGACATTTATGTTATCGACCCAGATTTATGTACCGAATGCGTTGGTCATTTCGATGAGCCACAATGCGTGGTCATTTGCCCTGTGGATTGCATCCCTCATGATCCCAATCATGTCGAAACCGAAAGTGATTTGATGTCAAAATATAAACGCATTACTGGTCAATAAAATATGACAACATCACTCTCATCTACGAAATCAACGAACGACTTTGACCAGCAACATCTCTGGCATCCGTACGCCAGCTTGCCGCCGACTTATCCTAATATTGTGATTGATCACGCTGATGGTATTTATATCGTTACTGAAGACGGCACGCGCTTGATTGATGGGATGTCATCGTGGTGGGCGAGCGTCCATGGCTATAATCATCCCAAACTAAACGCGGCAATTATTGAGCAGTTGGGTAAAATGGCGCATGTCATGTTTGGTGGTTTGACCCATCAACCCGCAATAGATTTGGGCAAAAAACTGCTGTCAATTGTGCCTGCTGGACTGGATGCCATATTTTATGCCGATAGCGGCAGCATTGCGGTAGAAGTAGCATTAAAAATGGCATTGCAATATCAAATTGCTGCTAAGCGTCCGCAAAAGTGCCAATTTGCCTCGACCCATTCTGGCTATTATGGTGATACGTGGCATGCGATGAGTGTCTGCGACCCTATCAATGGCATGCACAGCTTGTATGGTAAACAGTTACCGATGCAGCATTTTGTGCCAGCTCCGCCAATGGGCTTTGAGCGTGATATTAGCCAGTCTGAATATGATGAATTAACGGATTTCTTTGATAAAAATAGCCATCAGCTCGCCGGTTTTATTATCGAGCCGATTATTCAAGGCGCAGGCGGGATGCGCTTTTATAGTCCTCAGTATTTGCAGCTGCTTCGCAAATTGTGTGATAAATACAAAGTAGTACTAATTGCCGATGAAATCGCGACTGGTTTTGGGCGTAGTGGCAAATTATTCGCTTGTGAGCATGCGAGTATCAGCCCTGATATCATGACGATTGGCAAGGCATTAACTGGCGGTTATATGACATTTGCCGCAACATTGTGTACTCGAGAAATTGCCGATACCATTAGCCAAAGTGATTATCCGGCACTGATGCACGGTCCGACCTTTATGGGCAATCCGCTGGCTTGTGCCGTCGCTTGTGCCTCAATTGATTTAATACTGTCCTATGATATTGAAGCGCGTACAGCAAATATCCGAACAATAATGGAACAACAACTTGCTGTAGCAGCAAAGCTAGACGGTGTTAAGGAAGTACGCTGTCTGGGCGCAGTTGTCGTCATTGAGCTAAATGAAGCGGTTGATATGCCGACCTTTCAAACCTTGCTGATTGAAAACAGTATTTGGGTCAGACCGTTTGGTAAATTGGTGTATATCATGCCGCCTTATGTGATTACAGATGACGAACTTGCTACCCTTTGCCAAGCATTGTTAAAAGTAGTCAGTATTTATTTAACGCAAGAAGGTCAATAATGAGCGTTCTCTTTATCTCCGGTATCGATACTGACATCGGCAAAACTTATGCGACGGGTATGATTGCCAAAGCGCTGATGCAGCAAGGTATTAATGTTATTACCCAAAAGCTTGTGCAAACTGGTGTCGCAATAAATCTAGATAGTGGCGAGATAGGAATTGCTGATGATATTATTATCCATCGTCAGCTGATGAACCTTCCGTTGCAACCTTGCGACCTCAATTTCACCACTTGTCCATATCGTTATGAGAAGCCTGCGTCACCGCATTTATCTGCCAAGCTTGCAGGGCAAACTCTTAATCCTGAATTGATTACTAAAGCGACGCAGCAATTGCAACAAAGCTACGATGTGGTGCTCTTAGAAGGTGCTGGTGGATTGCTCGTGCCAATAACGGAGCAGTTATTAATTTTAGATTATATTGCTGCTCAAGGCTATCCGATTATTTTGGTTACTTCTGGTCGTTTGGGTAGCATCAATCATACATTACTAAGTCTAGAAGCAATAAAAGCACGTGGGTTATCGGTACATAGTATCATTTATAATCATATCCATGACGATGCTGCTCAGACGGATGTTGAGATTGCAAATAGCACAATTGATTTTCTACAAAACTATCTAGCACAGCATTATCCAATTGTGCATTGGTTAGCCTTATCTGTACAAGAGCATGATGGCAGTGGCAATATGGATTTTATACTCCCTAAAAACTTTGTATAAATCAGTGCTAAAAATAAGACAAAAAAACTTTCCGAAAGCCTCATTAATTTTGCTATACTAGCGCGCTTGGTAGACTAGGCAATCGCCGCTGCACACTGGCAACAGACATGCAGGGGAGGAAAGTCCGGGCTACATAGGGCAGCGTGCCAGCTAACGGCTGGGCAGGGTAACTTGACGACCAGTGCAGCAGAGAGTAGACCGCCTTTGGCTTATATGAGTATCGCAAGATGTTCATGTCATCGGTAAGGGTGAAAGGGTGCGGTAAGAGCGCACCGCGTGGCTGGCAACAGTTCACGGCATGGTAAACTCCACGCGTAGCAAGACCAAATAGGCATCGGCATGGCGCGGCCCGCGTTCGATGCGGGTAGGTTGCTTGAGCGTACGAGTGATTGTGCGCCTAGAGGAATGATTGTCCACGACAGAACCCGGCTTATCGGTTTACCAAACCTTTTTTATTGTTCGTGATAAAAATGCAGCTAATTTGAATAAATTTCATATTTTCTGCAAAAAATGCCCTTCTAGGGGTTGACGACAGTCAACAGCTTGGGTAAAATGTGCATCCTAAAATGGCGATGTAGCTCAGCTGGTTAGAGCGCATGACTCATAATCGTGAGGTCAAGAGTTCAAGTCTCTTCATCGCCACCATTTTTAGCAAGACCTGTAATATTAAAAATGCCAATCATTATTTGATTGGTTTTTTTTTGCCTGAAATAAATTATTTAAGAATATGGTGAATGGCTCAAGCCGCACCATAAAACATTATAATTACCTACTGATTTCTTGCTAAATCATAGCTTTATCTGTTTAGGTACAGATTAATTGTTGTAACTTATGTCCCGCTTACTTATCATAGGGGCTGTTTTCGGTAAAGTCCTGTAACGCCATGTCTGTACAACTACCTCCTTATCGTCCTATTAAGCACCGCAGTGGTCTAAAAGTCATGGGTGCCGCATTTCATGCTTTGCTGATGCGTGAGCTGCAAACGCGCTTTGGTGGTTATCGCTTGGGCTATCTGTGGGCGCCATTAGAAATCATTTTTCAAATGCTCATATTTCTAGTGATTTTTGGCGTAATTATTGAGCGTGCACTACCAGGAATGAGCTTTCCATTGTTTTTGGTTGGTGGAATGGTTCCTTTTCGTATGTTTCAGACTATTGCGACTAGAGCACTAGGGGCTGTTGAGGCAAATCAGGGACTTTTGATGTACCGTTCAATACGGCATATTGACGTCATTATTGCCAGATCAGCTTTAGAGCTTATTATTTATTTTATAACATTTATTATACTGTTGGTTGGCTTGGCTTTCTTTAATGATTACGCCAGTTTGGGAAATTTGCATATTGTACTTTTTTGCTGGATAACGATGTTTATGTTCAGTTTCGGTGTCGCTCTAATCATGATGATTGTTGGTTATTATGGGGGTGAAATCACCAAGGTAATTGCGATTCTCTTTACCATATTGTATTTTGCTTCAGGCATCATTTATCCGATTCATATTATTCCAGAGCCATATTTTAGTTATTTACTTTATAATCCTTTTATCCATAATATTGAATTGATAAGACACGCTTTAGCGCCCAATTATCCCACTTATCATATTGATATAACGTACTTTTTAAAGTGGACGGTTGCAGTAAATTTCTTGGGTCTGCTAATGTATAAAGCGGTAGAAAGAGACTTAATACGTTCTAAATAACGACAGGTAAGTGAATGATTGAAATTAGAAATGTTTCTAAGTCCTTTATGACCAAGCAGGGTCGGCATTACCTATTTAAAGATTTGAATCTGACCATTGGTGATAAAAAAAGTGTGGGTTTACTCGGTCGTAACGGGGCGGGTAAATCGACTTTGCTGCGTATTATTTGCGGACTAGATAAGCCTGATCACGGAGAGATTATTACCGACTCGACGATTTCTTGGCCAGTAGGGGTAGCCGGCGGTTTCCAAGGTAGTTTGACGGGTCGTCAAAACGTCCGCTTTGTTTGCCGTCTTTATTCAAGCGGTCCCTATATTGACGAAAAAATTCGTTTTGTGGAAGAATTTGCAGATATCGGAAACTATTTCGATATGCCGGTAAAAAGTTATTCATCAGGGATGAAAGCGCGCTTAACATTTGGCTTAAGCTTGGCCTTCGATTTTGATTATTATATGCTTGATGAAGCAGGCGCTGTGGGTGATGCGGCTTTTCGTAAGCGTAGTGAAGAGATATTGGCCGCGCGCCGTGAACAAGCAGGGTTTTTAATCGTATCGCATAACATCGGTGATATTAAGCGTAATTGTGATATTGGTATTGTGCTAATGGATCAAACAGCACACGTCTTTGAAGACACAACAGAAGCGATTGAGGTATATGAAGAGCATGTCCACAAAGCGAAAAAATAAGATAATTGACTTCTCGCTGTTTATTGGCTTGGTGGTCCTCCCTTGGGTATTGGTGATATTTTATGTCATGACCATTGCTCATCCGCGGTTTATTTCGACGGCTGATGTGGTGGTCAAACAAGTCAGTGATACCAGTGTGCCTTCTGGCGGTGGACTGTCGGCCTTGTTGGGTGTGAACAGTACCAGTAAAGAAGATGCGACTTATCTGACCGAGTATATTCTATCCAATGATATGGTGAAGCGCCTTGATAATAAGTTCAAGTTCCGCGAAGCGTATCATGTCGATGGCTCAGATCCGCTTAATGAGATTGAGCCTGATGCCACACAAGAAGAGTTACTTGAGTACTTTAAAAAACGCGTGCACATCAATCTGGACGAGCAAAGCTATGTGCTGTCAGTATCGACAGAAGCCTTTGATCCAAAGTATGCTTTTGAGCTGAATAAAACGATCCTCAATGAGTCTGAGCAGTTCGTCAACCGTATTTCACAAGAGGTGGCTCGTGATCAGTTGTTATTTGCTGAGACACAGTTAGATGAATCACAAGATCGCTTGAATGATGCCAAAGAGAAATTGTTAAACTATCAGAACGAAAATGAGATTTACGATCCACAATCCAATGCTCAAATTGTGAATCAGGTGATTGGTAGTTTGCAAGCGCAATTAAGTTCATTACGTACTGAAGAGCGTCAATTACTCAGCTATCTGAACCCAGACGCACCGCAAGTAGTGTCACTAAGAAGCCAGATCAAAGCAGTCGAAGAGCAAATTCTTCAAGAGCAAACCAAACTGACCTCGCCAAATACTACTAAACTAAATCGACAAGCAGTACAGTTTGAAACCATCAAAGCTGATGTCGATTTCGCCACTGAGCTATATAAGCTTTCTTTATCTTCGCTTGAAAAGTCACGTTTAGAAGCTTTTAAAAAGATGAAGAATTTGATTGTTATCTCAACACCATATCAGGCTGAAGAAGCAACTTATCCACGCCGCGCCTATATTATTTGGACGTCGCTAGCATTACTTTTGATGCTTTATGGATTTGTGCGCCTAGTAATGGCAGTTGTTCGTGATCATCGTAGCTAGTTTTAACACACCAGATATCAGTAATGATCGATAGATCAGCAAAGGAATACCACTCATGAATATGAAACCACGTCCTATTGTGACCGTGATAAAAGTGTTAAGTTTGGCCATGGCAGCCAGCAGTGTATCAGCACTAGCAGCAGGCAGTTATGCTGATCAAATCTCAGGATCTAGCTTTGGCACCAGCAATAACAGCATGAGTCAAGACCAAAACAGCAATAACATCAATGTCTCAACACAGGCATTTGCAGGTGGTGTATCAGGACAGGCGACCGCGCAAGAAGCGGTTAATGCCTCAAGCTTGCCAAGTCAGTCAGTCATTAATACCACGCGCCCCTATCAAGACATCAATACGCAAGACATGATGTTCGGTGAGCAGCTGTTCCGTGGAGCATTTTCGACCACCTCTGGCTCTACCTTTAATGACAGTTACGTGATCAACCCGGGTGATAACGTCCAAGTACGGATGTGGGGCGCTTATCAATATGCGGCTACCATGACCGTCGACCCACAAGGCAATATTTTCTTGCCAAATATTGGTCCAGTACGTGTCTCAGGTGTGCAAAATGGCAGTCTGCAAAATGTGGTAAAAAGTGCTGTCAGTCGTATTTATCGCTCGAACGTTGGCGTTTATGCCTCATTAGAGCAAGCACAGCCAGTAAAAGTATTTGTAACAGGTTTCGTTAAACAACCTGGTTATTACGGCGGTTTAGCAGCAGATTCCGTATTGTCTTATTTGGATAGAGCGGGCGGTGTTGATCCGACTCGTGGTAGTTATATTGATATTCAAATCAAACGTAATGGGCAAATGCTACAGCAAGTCAACCTGTATGATTTTTTACTAGCGGGTAAATTACAAGCATTCTCTTTTCGTGATGGCGATGTGATTACGGTCGCGCCACAGAAAAAAACCTTTGAAGTAGGCGGTCAAGTCCAAAACGAATATACCTTTGAATTTGATGTGAACGATCTGACCATTGGTGATGTATTGCAAGTGGCCAATCCAGCAGCGAATGCCACCAACGTTAGTATCACTCGCAGTGCAGGACGTGCACAGACGGCGGAATATTACTCGTTGGCAGAAGCTCAAAACGTGCCTGTTTATAATGGTGATCAGATGGTAGTTACCTCCGATCGTTATGCGGGCACAATCGCGGTGCAAGTAAAAGGTGCGCATACAGGTAATGGTGCCATGGTTGTACCATATGGTGCTCGCTTAAAGGACATCGTGCCACAGCTACAGCCAAGCCCACTCGCTAAATTGACTCATTTGACCATTTATCGTGAGTCTGTTGCTGAACAACAAAAACGCATGATTAATGAGTCGCTCGATCGTCTAGAAGAGCTGACGCTTGCCACGCAGTCAACTACTCGTGAAGAAGCTGCACTGCGTCAAGACGATGCAGCTTTGGTTAAGCAGTTTGTTGCCAAAGCGCGTAATGTTAAAACGACGGGTCAAATTGTTGTCGTCCCGAATTCGTGGCAGGATATTATCTTACAGCAAGGTGATATCATTGAGATACCTGCGCAAACTTCAGTCATTACCGTTAATGGTCAAGTACGAGCACAAGGCGCGCTGACCTTTAACCCGGATTATACCGTTGGTGATTATGTTGCCAATTCGGGTGGTTTCTCTGACAACGCTGACGTTAAAGAAATTTTGGTTATTCATCAAAATGGCGCCAGTGAGGTGGTCAATACCGCTTACCGTATCCAGCAAGGCGATGAGATTATGGTATTACCAAAAGTCAAAACCAAGCGCGTAGAAATTGCTCGCGGCTTATCGCAAATTGTTTATCAGTTGGCCATTGCTGCTAAAGTGGTTCTCGATTTATAACCATTATTGAAAAGTTGTATAACAAGAGAACAAGTCATCTGCATAGATAGATGCAAAAGTAATGAATAAGGGTGTTAAAAATGGCAAAAAGTGCGGCAGATGATGTCAATGTGGCAGTGACCTCTCGCTCTGATAATGCCCTGCTTTTGCCATCATACCAATACCAATTGCCACAGCATTTGGCGGTCATTGGTAAGGGTATGCGTCAAAACAATTTACTTTTGTCTCAGGTATTGCAAGCAGATATTCAGCGCTGGTATCCGTGGTCAGGTCTACCGCAACGTATTAATGCAGGTAAAACGCTTTTACTGTCTGCATTGCCATTACCTAATGTTGTAAAAAATCAGATAACTCATTTGTCCAGTTTCTCTCTCTCTTTTCAGCAACCCGATGCCTTTATCGGTTGGGGTCGTAAAAAAAGTTATCAACGAGCTAATAACGTGGCTAAGCGGCAAAAGCTTGAGACATTGAGTGTCGAAGATGGCTTTTTGCGCTCATTAGATTCTGGTATTGGTAGCCGTCATGGCCTGAGTGTCGTCGTCGATGACCTTGGTATTTATTTTGATACGACGCATGACTCACGCCTTGAGCGGTTGATTATTGAGCGTACTAAAAATGCTACTACGCCCAATAATTATGAAATAGATGACGCGCACGCGCGGCAATTGATGGCACGTATTTGTAATGAACAGCTCAGTAAATATAACACAGTGATCGATTGTCCATCTTTGGATGAATTGATAAGTGAAGACGGCGCTAATACAACAGCAGATCCCTTGAAATCGCATGTTTTATTGATTGACCAAGTGGTTGGTGATGCTTCTATCACCGGTGCGGGCGCGGATAAACGTCAATTTAAGAAGATGTTAAAATCTGCGTGTCGTAATCATCCTCATACCCATATTTGGATAAAGGCACATCCTGCGTCAAAATCAGGATACCTGACCCGTTTAAAACTACCTAAGCAGGTTCGGCTATTAACGCAAGCACTCAATCCTATCCAGCTATTAGAGCAAGTTGACCATGTTTATACGGTCAGCTCCCATATGGGCTTTGAAGCGTTGATGTTAGGTAAAACAGTACATTGCTTCGGGGTCAACTGGTATAGTGGCTGGGGTCTAACTGATGACAGCGGCGCACCCAAAAAGCTGCTTAAAGCGGTCGAAAAACGTCGTCGAAAACTTGTCAGCAAACAGCTAGAGGCTCAGGGACATTCAAATCCTGCGTTGTTTCCTACATCATTTGCTAAAAAAACATCTGCGACGTTAGAAACGTTATTTTATAGCGCCTATATAGATTATAGTCGTTATGTAGATCCGGCCACCAAGCAAGCCTGTGATATTGATACAGCGATAGAGTGGCTAGTGACTAATCGATATTGGCAAGCGCGCCTTGAAGGGGATCTCACGATATATGAATTTAGTCGCTGGAAATTACCATTTGTAAAAGCCTTTACGAATCTACCGCGTACGACATTATTTATCAAACCCAAGCCACGTCTCAAGAATCTACTGCATCCTGATCATTTTCGTGTTGACTATCAGCAGCCTCTATTAGTATGGGGTTTGGCTAAGCGGCAACAAGTAAAAAATAAATTACAGCGTAAGCTTGAGAAACAGCCGCATTTGTCCATACCGTCTATATACTGTATGGAAGATGGATTTATCCGCTCAAATGGTTTGGGCGCGACGTTGTTAGCACCGTTGTCGGTCGTCATAGATAAGCAAGGCATTTATTATGATGCGACCCAGCATTCAGATTTAGAAACGCTACTGCGTGAGTGTGAGTCATTGACGCTATCTCAAAGCTCGCGAATAAAGACATTACAAGATAAACTGCTAAATCAGCGGGTGAGTAAATATAATGTTGGCAACCGTGCTGATGATGCTAACAACGCTGATAGCCAACATAGCTCTTGGATGCAGCATGCCAAGGCGTCCGGTAAATCGCGTATTCTCATCATCGGTCAAGTCGAAGATGATTTATCGGTGCAGTACTGCGGCTCGATCATCAAAACCAACAGCGGCTTGATTGAGCGTGTATGCCAAGACAATCCTGAGGCTTATCTTATTTATAAGCCGCATCCTGATGTTGAAGCAGGACTAAGGGCTGGTAAGGTTAGCGCAGAGTTTTTACAACAGGTTAGTGCCGTCGCCTATGATACCGCGATGCC is a genomic window of Psychrobacter cibarius containing:
- the rarD gene encoding EamA family transporter RarD — translated: MSISMLSTVFATTLATTVSRLPLPAIWTAGSAQQRTLILGIILAILSNLLFGVLYAYSSFLAPLSGTQVFIWRMLAMWAALICYLLVSGRLGLHVNKIKNLVSIKQWAWLLLPTPIFLSQFWLFMWAPVNGQGVQTAMGYFLFPLMMVIFGCVLFGEKLSRLQWLAVAFAALGVGSEIIRTQSVSWATLWVCGTYPLYYILRRLQGIGAVTGLLVDLTIFAPFAVAYLFLFAPSSLSLVSGSGFFILMLAGLGVMSVLAMKTNVDASQMLPVNVYGMMSYLEPALLFILAVTVLGNPFESAMIYSYGLIWLGIVCLIMHGIRQLRSAHKQSQTTKIAPVV
- a CDS encoding YfhL family 4Fe-4S dicluster ferredoxin is translated as MALLITDECINCDVCEPACPNEAISEGDDIYVIDPDLCTECVGHFDEPQCVVICPVDCIPHDPNHVETESDLMSKYKRITGQ
- a CDS encoding ABC transporter ATP-binding protein; this encodes MIEIRNVSKSFMTKQGRHYLFKDLNLTIGDKKSVGLLGRNGAGKSTLLRIICGLDKPDHGEIITDSTISWPVGVAGGFQGSLTGRQNVRFVCRLYSSGPYIDEKIRFVEEFADIGNYFDMPVKSYSSGMKARLTFGLSLAFDFDYYMLDEAGAVGDAAFRKRSEEILAARREQAGFLIVSHNIGDIKRNCDIGIVLMDQTAHVFEDTTEAIEVYEEHVHKAKK
- a CDS encoding capsule biosynthesis protein, yielding MSTKRKNKIIDFSLFIGLVVLPWVLVIFYVMTIAHPRFISTADVVVKQVSDTSVPSGGGLSALLGVNSTSKEDATYLTEYILSNDMVKRLDNKFKFREAYHVDGSDPLNEIEPDATQEELLEYFKKRVHINLDEQSYVLSVSTEAFDPKYAFELNKTILNESEQFVNRISQEVARDQLLFAETQLDESQDRLNDAKEKLLNYQNENEIYDPQSNAQIVNQVIGSLQAQLSSLRTEERQLLSYLNPDAPQVVSLRSQIKAVEEQILQEQTKLTSPNTTKLNRQAVQFETIKADVDFATELYKLSLSSLEKSRLEAFKKMKNLIVISTPYQAEEATYPRRAYIIWTSLALLLMLYGFVRLVMAVVRDHRS
- a CDS encoding Lrp/AsnC family transcriptional regulator, with protein sequence MSQVLDDIDKAILNLLQDDATMPLKTVAEQVHVSIATAQRRIQALISNGIITKQVAIVDPNKVGYELTAVVMIEMARSNTSMQHRFERLMNTQPQVMSCYEVSGDADFMLMVNAKNMSDYHRFTTGLLTYENNVRNFKSQFVMNFTKSGTKILLD
- a CDS encoding ABC transporter permease — protein: MSVQLPPYRPIKHRSGLKVMGAAFHALLMRELQTRFGGYRLGYLWAPLEIIFQMLIFLVIFGVIIERALPGMSFPLFLVGGMVPFRMFQTIATRALGAVEANQGLLMYRSIRHIDVIIARSALELIIYFITFIILLVGLAFFNDYASLGNLHIVLFCWITMFMFSFGVALIMMIVGYYGGEITKVIAILFTILYFASGIIYPIHIIPEPYFSYLLYNPFIHNIELIRHALAPNYPTYHIDITYFLKWTVAVNFLGLLMYKAVERDLIRSK
- the coaD gene encoding pantetheine-phosphate adenylyltransferase, whose translation is MSHSTSANSSKLHTRILYPGTFDPITNGHVDLVTRATKLFDEVVIAVASGHHKKPLFNFEERVALVETVFADLPQVSVVGFEGLLVDFMREKNATAVLRGLRAMSDFEYEFQLANMNRELDENFEAVFLTPSQNYSFISSTMIREIAKLGGDVTKFVPPCVSEAFIEKLSS
- the smpB gene encoding SsrA-binding protein SmpB, whose amino-acid sequence is MSKKSKKPENQICANKKARHEYFIEETFEAGLSLQGWEVKAIRAGKMTITEAYIIFRNNEAFLFGAHIQPLLSSSTHVSPDSIRTRKLLLNRREIEKLMGAVNQKGYACVPLSCYWKNSLVKCQIGLALGKKQHDKRKTLKDRDWERDKQRGFKKDLD
- the bioA gene encoding adenosylmethionine--8-amino-7-oxononanoate transaminase — encoded protein: MTTSLSSTKSTNDFDQQHLWHPYASLPPTYPNIVIDHADGIYIVTEDGTRLIDGMSSWWASVHGYNHPKLNAAIIEQLGKMAHVMFGGLTHQPAIDLGKKLLSIVPAGLDAIFYADSGSIAVEVALKMALQYQIAAKRPQKCQFASTHSGYYGDTWHAMSVCDPINGMHSLYGKQLPMQHFVPAPPMGFERDISQSEYDELTDFFDKNSHQLAGFIIEPIIQGAGGMRFYSPQYLQLLRKLCDKYKVVLIADEIATGFGRSGKLFACEHASISPDIMTIGKALTGGYMTFAATLCTREIADTISQSDYPALMHGPTFMGNPLACAVACASIDLILSYDIEARTANIRTIMEQQLAVAAKLDGVKEVRCLGAVVVIELNEAVDMPTFQTLLIENSIWVRPFGKLVYIMPPYVITDDELATLCQALLKVVSIYLTQEGQ
- the bioD gene encoding dethiobiotin synthase, with translation MSVLFISGIDTDIGKTYATGMIAKALMQQGINVITQKLVQTGVAINLDSGEIGIADDIIIHRQLMNLPLQPCDLNFTTCPYRYEKPASPHLSAKLAGQTLNPELITKATQQLQQSYDVVLLEGAGGLLVPITEQLLILDYIAAQGYPIILVTSGRLGSINHTLLSLEAIKARGLSVHSIIYNHIHDDAAQTDVEIANSTIDFLQNYLAQHYPIVHWLALSVQEHDGSGNMDFILPKNFV